Genomic DNA from Triticum dicoccoides isolate Atlit2015 ecotype Zavitan chromosome 4B, WEW_v2.0, whole genome shotgun sequence:
CGGGCGGGTTCCtatccatgccacacgaggcgtgtggcacaactacccgatacaccacacgtgtgaCAGTTATCGGGACCCTtaaaataaatgactcaactttgtactctcTTCATTTTTTATTTACTCCGCTCTTCGCATAttcgctttggtcaaagtcaaactttataaactttgacaaagtttatagacaaaaatatactTCCACAttatatagatttgttatggtaaatatttagattcttttctataaacttggtcaaaactTTAGGAAGTCTAACTTCAGTCAACTTTAATATGTGAAGTAAACAAAAATGGAAGAACTATTAACTTTAGTATAAAAATTAGtacgtacaaagttgggtcattcattttgaaacagagggagtagtagtatCTTGCACTAAGACTGAGCGGACAAAAAACACGAATGTTATGGCTCCTAAACTTGGCCCCAAGGACAGAAATTAAGGTGACAGAGACTTGCTAATAGTAACGCTTCAAAAAAACGCCCGCGCCCCAGGATAAGCATGCACAGTAGAGAATAGGCGGCATTCCTACCGGCGCGCACGGCCTATATAAGCTGCTCCGAGCGCCGGTAAACCCCTCTCGCCCGTCTACCGCTCCAAGCTCTCCATCCATCGCCTCCACCAGGCTCCAGTACCGCGCCCGCCTCGTGTCGCAAGTGGCTTCCTCGACCTCTCCTTCAAGCAGCGGAGACCGGAGCCTACGCGGGGCTTCGCGCCAGGAGCTGGCTAACTATTAGGCGTAGGATTTGTGTGAATTGGCTCAACCctttaggggtggcctatcacatgtaTTTATAATGATACACAATGTACATATTACACAGTTGAGCTACGTTAcaaagtctaacaccctccctcaatctcaacTCACTCCTGATGCATCTAGGAGGTTGAGATTGCGCCTACAGACCTCAAACATGGGAGAAGGtagaggcttggtgaagatgtcggcaagttgatcctttgaggagataaacttgatctgtagtagcttctgtgcaacacgttccctcacaaaatgatagtcaatctcAATGTGCTTGGTTCGTGCATGAAACACCGGGTTTGTCAAAAGAAACGTAgcaccgatgttgtcacaccaaagaactGGAGGATGTGACTGGGAGATTCCCAGTTCTCTAAGCAAAGACTCAATCCAGATAAGCTCAGCAGTTGCATTGgcaactgctttgtactcagcCTCTGTGCTGCTGCGAGAAACAATGGCTTGCTTGCGTGCACTCCAGGTGATCAAATTAGGACTCAGAAATACAACATGTTCCCCTGTGGATCGCCTGTCATACGGACACCCAGcccaatcagcatctgagaatgcaGAGAGAATATTAGAGGAACTGGGTCGCAAATGAAGACCGTAGGAGACAGTGAGAcgcacataacgaagaatgcgcttCACAGCAGACCAGTACACATCTGTAGGAGCATGAAGGTACTGACATACCCTGTTAACCGCAAAGGAAAGATCAGGACGGGTGATAGTCAGATACTGcaagccaccaacaatactccgATACTCCGTAGCATCCGTAGAAGAAGGAGGAGAACCAGCATTGGCCGAGAGCTTATCGGTAGAGGACATGGGCGTGGGTGACGGCTTACACTTGAGCATACCAGCACGGTGCAAGAGATCAAGGGAGTACTTTTTCTGGGTGAGGGCCAAGCTGCCACGACACTGATGTGCAACCTCTATGCCCAGAAAGAAGTGTAACCGTCCCAAGTCTTTAACTGCAAAATCTCTGCCAAGAGTAGTCACAAGAGCATCAGCATCCGTCTCAGAAGAACTGACCAGAATAATATCATCCACGTACACAAGCAAATACACAGTCAGACTGGGGCACTGAAATAGGACAGTGAACTGTCAGCTGTCGACGGAATGAATCCATGAGTACAAAGCGCCaaagcaagacgagcatgccaggcacgaggcgcCTGTTTCAGTCCATAGAGTGCCTTcgtcagacgacagagatgatgaggCTGAGCTGGATCAACAAACCCTGGTGGCtgccgcatgtaaacctcctcttcaAGCAACCCATGGAGAAAAGCGTTCTGTACATCAAGCTGACGTAGAGACCAACCACGAGAGACTGCAAGAGACAAAAGAAGccggatggtagtaggcttgacaacCGGGCTGAACGTATCCTCGTAATCCAGACCCTGTCGCTGTTTAAACCCTCTGGCCATGAGGCGCGCCTTGTAGTGCTCAATAGACCGATCGGCATGTCTCttgactttgaaaacccatttcgaATCAATGATGTTGACACGAGGCGAAGGAGGAACCAATGTCCATGTCTCATTATGCAGAAGAGCATGATACTCTTGCTCCATAGCTGCCCGCCATTGAGGGATACGCATAGCAGCCTCATAATGGCGTGGTTCATCAGTGGGATCTGCAACAGAATGAGCAAGACAAGCAGCCAAATATGTGACAGTACCATCATGACGCTGCTTGGGTTGGACAATACCGCTGCGACTGCGAGTATGCGGGCGTTGCGGTGCAACGGGAACAGGAGCCGGCGGCGCCAACACAGGGGATGATGACGACAGAGCGGGTGACGGGGGCCCAGGCGAGGGCTCAGGCGAGTCGACAGTAGGCCCAGCCGACCCAGGCGAAAGGGGCGACATGGACATAGTGGCGGGTGACGAAGACGATGACGGGGGCGAGGCCGGGCGTGGAGGCGTAGACGGAGACCCCTCGAGCCGCCCAGGGGAGGGCGTCGGGGTCGTGGGCCGCGCCTCGTCTATCGTGGGCCGCGCCTCGCCTGGCGTGGACGACGCCTCGGATGACACGAGCCCAGGGTCGGAGGCCAGCGCCGGTCCAGTTGCATGGACAGGCACGTCGCCAGAGGCGGGGTCGACGGCGGGTGCATGCACGTGCACTGACCGGTCAACATGCGCGATGGGAGTTGTATCCGGAAGAAGTTCCAGGCGAGCACCGCGTCCAatacctgcaccatggttaggtaacaacaCAGGCGAATATGCAACATCTTCAAATTGGCCAAGCATAATAGGAGATGAATGCATAGATGGTGGTGTGGCAGGTTGGTGCGGCATGGAGGAAAAGGGAAAGACATTctcatcaaagacaacatcacgGGATATATAGACACGGTTTGTTGGCACATGGAGGCACTTATACCTTTATGGAGAGAACTATAACCTAGAAACACACATTTTTAGACCGAAATTCAAGTTTTCTAAAATTATATGAACGGAGATGAGGCCAACAAGCGCACCCAAACACCTTAAATAATGTATAATCAGGAATTTCATGTAGAAGGAGCTCAATAGGAGTTTTCATATTAATAACACGCGAAGGTAGTTGGTTAATAAGAAAACATGTTGTAGCAaaggcatcactccaaaaacgaaaaggTACAGACGCATGAGCCAGGAGTGTGAGTCCGGTCTCAACTATATGTCGATGCTTGCGCTCAACAGCgccgttctgctgatgtgtatgaggacatgaTAAACGATGAGAGATCCCAAGATTATTAAAGAAAGCATTGAGGTTGCGATATTCGCCCCCCCCCAATCAGACTGAACAGGAATAATCTTATGCTTGAGAAGACGCTCTACATGTACTTGAAACTGAATGAATAtaccaaacacatcagatttgcgcttaagaagataaagccaggtaaagcgactataggcATCAATAAAGCTAACATAATAGTTGTGACCACTCACAGAAGTTTGAgcaggaccccacacatcagaaaacACAAGTTCAAGAGGACTCATTACTTGACGAGTAGAAGAAACAAATGGTAACTGATGACTTTTGCCTTGTTGACAGGCATCACACACAGACATCTCCTTATTACTAGACTCAAGAGGCAGCTCATGACGGTGAAGGATATGACGAACTATGGGAGTGGCAGGGTGACCAAGGCGAGAGTGCCACTGGGACggcgacacacgaacaccactgaagaCGTGCGGGGCGGATGGATCCTTCAAGCGGTATAAGCCATGGCTGAGACGACCACTAAGCAGAATTTCCCGGGTGGCTCGGTCCTTAACAAAAAGATCAAACGGGTGAAATTCACATATGACATTGTTATCAAGAGTGAGCTTTGGAACAGATAACAGATTAAGAGTCACCGAGGGGACTCGTAAAATATTACGAAGATGAAGCTGCCTAGATGGATGACTAGTTaagagagatgcttgaccaatgtgAGAGATGGGCATACCTACACTGTTGGCGGTGTGAACCTTGTCGGGACCGTAGTATGGCTGATGGGTGGACAGCTTGGTGAGCTCGTTCGTCATGTGATTGGTGGCGCCAGTGTCCATATACCATGCAGGATCAATCGGATATGACGGTGTATATCCGGGGTCGACGCGTGTATCCTTGCTCTTGGTGGCAACATGAGCAGCAGGAGGGCCAAAATCCGCCATGGCAAACTGTCGCTCATTACCTTTTCCATCGTTACCAATACCCAGGAAGCTCCACTGAAACCTCTTGTGGCACTTGGAGGCAACATGCCTCTCACGCCCACAAAGCTGACAGCGTACAGGGCCGCCGCCCGAGGTTGGCGCTGGCGGGTTGGTGATGCGGGCAGACGGCGAGGATGCAGGGGGGCGCTGACCCCGCGAGGCCCAGAAGGCCGCGGGCTGGTCGGCGATGGAATTGGTGGCGCGGCGAGCTTCGATGCGTTGCTCAGTGAAGAGCAGCCGGGAGAAGAGCTcgtgcggcggcagcggcggcttggCGTTGTGGACGGCCTCGGCAAGGTTGTTGTATTCAGCATCAAGACCCTTAATAATATAGCCGGCGAACTCCTCATCACTCAATGGTCGACCGATAGAGGTCAATGTATCCGCCAAGACCTTGAGCTTGTTGAAGTATGTTGTGACCGAGGAATCCAGTTTCTTGACATCATCAAGCTTGCTGTGAAGAGCCATCGAGTGGGCGGCGGAGGTCTGGGCAAACGCATGTTCCAGCGTCGTCCACGCATCCAAGGAGGAGGCAGCAAAGAGACAGAGGCCAGCGACCCCGTCTCCAAGGGAACCCTGGATGGCAGAGAGGATCGCTTGGTCCTGTTGCACCCACAGTCAGTGCGCCGGGTTGATGGCCGGGCCGTGGACGGTGTGAAGAACCTGCAGCGGACACGGTAGGGAGCTATCGACATAACCAAGGAGGGGGCGGCTGCGGAGCAGCGGTAGAACCTTGGCACGCCAAAACAAATAGTTGTCCAGCGTGAGACGAGTCGTGATGAGGTTGTCGAAGTGGAATGACGCGGAGATCATGGCGGCGTCGGTGGCAGCGACTGGCGGGGCTGCAGGTGGCCCACCCGCAGGCTGATCATCGGAGCCCCCCGAGGCcgcccgcaggagggcgagcgtcgGGGACGAGCTAGTGGTGGAGGCCGATGGCGCTACCATCGCGGTGGTGGAGGCCGGCGCTGTCGACGACACACGAGACAGCGAGATCGGGGCGGAAAACAGCGAGCCCATCGCCTTGGTGCCGAAGAAGTGCGGCGTCGGCGAGGCACCAGTGCGAGCAGGAAGATTCAGCAGGGCAGCCAGCGATGCGGGTATGGTCCTGGAGCTGGCGGAGCTAGATGCGGAAGCAGAcatggcagcagcggcggcggcggccatagggTTTAGggcacggcggcagcggcggctggggTGGAGGTGGATTAGGTCCTAGGTTTTAGGCTGATACCATATTAGGCATAGGATTTGTGGGAACTggctcaaccctctaggggtggcctatcacatgtaTTTATAATGATACACAATGTACATATTACACAGTTGGGATACGTTACAAAGTCTAACACTAACCATCAGCAGAccctcgcggcggcgccggcgccgcACGTCGACACGGACGCGGAGCTGGCAGGGGAAATGGAGGAGCAGCGCGGCAAGTTCCTCATGCTGCGCCTCTACGAGGCGCTTAACTCCCGCGACACACGCCGGGCGCAGGACCTGCTCGCCCCGGACCTTGAGTGGTGGTTCCATGGCCCGCCCACGCACCAGCACATGATGCGCCTCCTCACCGGTGCCGGCACCAACACCAAGTTCAGGTTCTGCCCCCGCTCCGTCGACGCCTTCGTCTCCACTGTAATCGCCGAGGGGAGCGCCGACGGCGCCGACCAGCTCCTCTACTGGGTGCACGCCTGGACCGTCGGGCCCGATGGGGTGATCACCCAGCTCAGGGAGTACTTCAACACCGACCTCACCCTCACCCGCCTCTCCGCCGCGGCGGCCACCAAGAATGTCAGTGCGGGCTCCCCTAGCCACTTCTCCTCTTCTTCTGCCTCTTCCTCCCCCTCCTCGTCCACGTTCTCGGGCCTCTCCTCGCCGGCGCACACGCCCAAGTGGCCCAAGTGCCTGTGGCAGAGCCGCCGCAGCGACCGCGCGTGCAAGTCGCTGCAGGGCCTCGTCCTCGCCATCTAACAACAGAGCCTACGAATGAGTAAACTAGAAGTCAAAGGAGTTGCTTTGCGTGCTTGAATTAAGAGTGTGATTTATTTGGCCTAGATCATGGATTATGGTGTGTACTACTGCTACTGCGGCAATGGCTTGCTGCTGCGGCTGAATAAAAGTATATCGTATTGGAGCCTTGGGCAATGTGCGATGAGTCACCttcatttcattttctttctttcctGTTTCCTTGGTGTCATGACCGGTCTTCAGCTGAACCGAGCTACTCCCTCTTAATTTGATTTGACCACATATTGGAAACTTGCTGAGTCAGGAATTGCGAGCAACTCAAGGGGGTGACTCGAACGGACAAGGATTTTGT
This window encodes:
- the LOC119293686 gene encoding wound-induced protein 1-like, giving the protein MEEQRGKFLMLRLYEALNSRDTRRAQDLLAPDLEWWFHGPPTHQHMMRLLTGAGTNTKFRFCPRSVDAFVSTVIAEGSADGADQLLYWVHAWTVGPDGVITQLREYFNTDLTLTRLSAAAATKNCLWQSRRSDRACKSLQGLVLAI